From the genome of Amycolatopsis sp. NBC_01488, one region includes:
- a CDS encoding O-methyltransferase, giving the protein MTTTSTNRAAGTVGDARVTGVIDGIRAQQDGMIQAMMSDPRNMAGFGISVSAFKGDTLYVLARATGAKWIVECASSFGVSTMYLAAAVRDNGGGRVIGAEIVPEKVETARKHLADAGLSEYAEIREGDAKETLADVAGEIDFVFLDGWPSEPPTLARTVIELLRPQLRPGALIVNDNIEDDYLDYVRDPANGFRSVTLPLLAPADAGMSNLSRSEFEFTLFG; this is encoded by the coding sequence ATGACGACGACATCGACGAACCGGGCCGCAGGCACCGTCGGGGACGCCCGGGTGACCGGCGTGATCGACGGGATCAGGGCACAGCAGGACGGGATGATCCAGGCGATGATGTCCGACCCGCGGAACATGGCGGGCTTCGGCATTTCCGTGTCCGCGTTCAAGGGGGACACGCTTTACGTCCTGGCCCGGGCCACCGGCGCGAAGTGGATCGTGGAGTGCGCTTCGTCGTTCGGAGTATCCACCATGTACCTCGCGGCCGCCGTGCGGGACAACGGGGGTGGCCGGGTGATCGGCGCGGAGATCGTGCCGGAGAAGGTCGAGACCGCACGCAAGCACCTGGCCGACGCCGGGCTTTCCGAATACGCCGAGATCCGCGAGGGTGACGCGAAGGAGACTCTCGCCGACGTCGCCGGAGAGATCGACTTCGTGTTCCTCGACGGCTGGCCCAGCGAGCCGCCCACGTTGGCCCGCACCGTGATCGAGCTGCTCCGGCCCCAGCTTCGGCCGGGCGCGCTGATCGTGAACGACAACATCGAAGACGACTACCTGGACTACGTGCGGGATCCCGCGAACGGTTTCCGCAGTGTCACGCTGCCGCTGCTGGCCCCGGCGGACGCCGGGATGTCCAATTTGAGCCGCTCGGAGTTCGAATTCACCCTCTTCGGCTGA
- a CDS encoding cytochrome P450 — MTTSSTGGATMPPGPRLPRPLQAILLAKYRHRWLPRLQRRYGDTFSLRPAVGGDMVVITDPDQVSRLFTGSPEVFHAGEGNAVLRPLVGAESVLMLDEERHLRMRRMLLPAFGSTAIKGYHGMFAEIAEDEVARWRPDRPFGLYDRMEELTMEVILRVVFGVSDEARLAPLRGLMKKLARAGLLEMIGWSVPALERFGPWRRYRRTQDAVDQLLYAEIADRRAAPDTPERRDVLSRMMIASENGGGLSDVELRDQLITLVMAGFDTTSAALAWTFHELAHRPAQLARAREAAARDDDKYLEAVVKETLRLRPVLPQLGRRLTGPATVGDRVLPAGVSVIAAMTLIHTSPRHHDAPADFRPERFLGTAPATGSWIPFGGGVRRCPGATFATLESITVLKAALLRYDLHPEHDRPETARIRNVMLVPSRGTRVVVRPRG; from the coding sequence ATGACCACATCTTCCACCGGCGGCGCCACAATGCCACCGGGCCCGCGGCTGCCGCGTCCGCTGCAGGCGATCCTGCTCGCGAAATACCGGCACCGCTGGCTGCCCCGGCTGCAGCGGCGTTACGGTGACACGTTCTCGCTGCGCCCGGCCGTCGGCGGCGACATGGTCGTCATCACCGACCCGGACCAGGTCAGCCGGCTCTTCACCGGCTCGCCCGAGGTGTTCCACGCCGGGGAGGGCAACGCCGTGCTCCGCCCGCTGGTCGGCGCGGAGTCCGTGCTGATGCTCGACGAGGAGCGACACCTGCGGATGCGGCGGATGCTGCTGCCCGCATTCGGGAGCACCGCCATCAAGGGCTATCACGGGATGTTCGCCGAAATCGCCGAGGACGAGGTCGCCCGGTGGCGGCCGGACCGGCCGTTCGGTCTCTACGACCGGATGGAGGAACTGACGATGGAGGTGATCCTCCGCGTCGTGTTCGGGGTGTCGGACGAAGCCCGGCTCGCCCCGCTGCGCGGCCTGATGAAGAAGCTCGCGCGGGCCGGGCTGCTCGAAATGATCGGCTGGTCGGTGCCCGCGCTGGAGCGGTTCGGGCCGTGGCGCCGGTATCGGCGGACCCAGGACGCGGTCGACCAGCTGCTCTACGCCGAGATTGCCGACCGCCGGGCCGCTCCCGACACCCCCGAGCGCCGTGATGTGCTCTCCCGCATGATGATCGCCTCCGAGAACGGCGGCGGATTGTCCGATGTGGAGCTTCGCGACCAGCTGATCACGTTGGTGATGGCCGGGTTCGACACCACGTCCGCGGCGCTGGCCTGGACGTTCCACGAACTCGCCCACCGGCCGGCGCAGCTGGCCCGCGCCCGCGAGGCCGCCGCCCGCGACGACGACAAGTACCTCGAAGCCGTCGTCAAGGAAACGCTGCGGCTGCGGCCGGTGCTGCCGCAGCTCGGACGGCGCCTGACCGGCCCGGCGACGGTGGGAGACCGGGTGCTGCCCGCCGGTGTGTCGGTCATCGCCGCGATGACGCTGATCCACACCTCGCCCCGCCACCACGATGCCCCGGCGGACTTCCGGCCCGAGCGCTTCCTCGGCACAGCGCCCGCGACCGGCAGCTGGATCCCGTTCGGCGGCGGGGTGCGCCGCTGCCCCGGCGCCACGTTCGCCACCCTCGAGTCGATCACCGTGCTCAAGGCGGCGCTGCTGCGCTATGACCTCCACCCCGAGCACGACCGGCCGGAAACCGCCCGGATCCGCAACGTCATGCTGGTTCCCTCGCGCGGCACCCGGGTCGTGGTGCGGCCACGCGGCTGA